The Megachile rotundata isolate GNS110a chromosome 8, iyMegRotu1, whole genome shotgun sequence genome has a segment encoding these proteins:
- the dgt1 gene encoding KAT8 regulatory NSL complex subunit dim gamma-tubulin 1 isoform X1: MFRIPKTMPVNTVVTKRPKQTQTCLYSSYECTQPCLEGYNYCSKHILEDPNAPYKQCGFVYNTNGRKCQNPAPKFDRRDISYCSEHTRKAQIARIKSTARHSLPQTPEMLLLNLSHYVKRTDSSTEDTEDEEGKVKALDPFTEVDAYRVNASGCDILDYASSSDSDVEPTVVSDTLRGSYLDDSDNESLYSAQEDPLNINFLRHAGVFTAEEVIYIAREKLIRLQSLYIDQFRRLQYILKEKRRKYLHALKKEKETLCSIHDQPKETVKEKKVYEKLKALNRYHRRSGVEAILYRKSLERRAQATDGSAQKVPSISKCIFTEGGVKCGERTLPAAKHCRKHILKDQHQVLFKACGAVRADIECHEPVPVIFDTNCVFHMNLPSECKLESMKFKESKPEMQKISAPDNQSMEIDVVGEIQDIDPDDDMAGLMREMSDAAHMKPVFNESLNSEASTDTAFSLSAQMSDRDDLVSM, translated from the exons ATGTTTCGGATCCCAAAAACAATGCCTGTGAATACTGTTGTCACAAAAAGACCAAAACAAACACAAACATGTTTGTATTCATCATATGAATGTACACAGCCTTGTCTAGAAGGATATAATTATTGCTCCAAACATATTCTTGAAGATCCAAATGCACCTTATAAACAATGTGGCTTTGTATATAATACTAATGGCAGGAAATGCCAAAATCCTGCACCAAAATTTGATAGGAGGGATATTTC gtATTGTTCTGAACATACCAGAAAAGCTCAAATAGCACGTATAAAGTCAACAGCACGTCATTCTTTACCACAGACACCTGAAATGCTCTTGCTTAACTTAAGTCACTATGTTAAAAGAACAGATTCAAGTACTGAGGATACTGAAGATGAAGAAGGGAAAGTTAAAGCATTAGATCCTTTTA cTGAAGTTGATGCATACAGAGTGAATGCAAGCGGATGTGATATCTTAGATTATGCAAGTTCTTCTGATAGTGATGTTGAACCTACAGTAGTAAGTGATACATTGAGAGGAAGTTATCTTGATGACAGTGACAATGAAAGTTTATACAGTGCACAGGAAGATCCTCTAAA tattaattttttaaggcATGCTGGAGTCTTTACCGCTGAAGAAGTGATCTACATTGCACGGGAAAAACTAATTAGGTTACAATCCCTTTATATAGATCAATTTAGAAGACTGCAATATATCTTGAAAGAAAAAAGACGAAAATATTTACATGCTCTTAAGAAGGAAAAAGAAACGTTGTGTAGTATACATGATCAACCCAAAGAAACAGTAAAAGAGAAAAAggtttatgaaaaattaaaagctttAAACCGCTATCATAGACGAAGTGGCGTTGAAGCAATATTGTATAGAAAATCGTTAGAACGTCGAGCACAA GCAACCGATGGATCCGCACAAAAGGTACCGAGTATATCAAAATGTATCTTTACAGAAGGTGGAGTAAAATGCGGAGAAAGAACTCTACCCGCTGCGAAACATTGTCGTAAACACatattaaaa GATCAACATCAAGTATTGTTTAAAGCGTGTGGAGCGGTAAGGGCTGACATTGAATGTCACGAACCAGTACCTGTAATTTTTGACACAAATTGCGTGTTTCATATGAATTTACCATCTGAGTGTAAATTAGAATCTATGAAG tTTAAAGAATCAAAACCTGAAATGCAGAAAATATCTGCACCGGATAATCAATCTATGGAGATTGATGTAGTGGGTGAGATTCAGGATATCGATCCAGATGACGACATGGCGGGGTTAATGAGAGAGATGAGCGACGCCGCACACATGAAACCAGTATTTAATGAAAGTTTGAACAGTGAAGCTAGTACAGATACAGCATTTAGTTTATCAGCACAAATGAGTGATAGAGATGACCTTGTATCTATGTGA
- the dgt1 gene encoding KAT8 regulatory NSL complex subunit dim gamma-tubulin 1 isoform X2, with protein sequence MFRIPKTMPVNTVVTKRPKQTQTCLYSSYECTQPCLEGYNYCSKHILEDPNAPYKQCGFVYNTNGRKCQNPAPKFDRRDISYCSEHTRKAQIARIKSTARHSLPQTPEMLLLNLSHYVKRTDSSTEDTEDEEGKVKALDPFTEVDAYRVNASGCDILDYASSSDSDVEPTVVSDTLRGSYLDDSDNESLYSAQEDPLKHAGVFTAEEVIYIAREKLIRLQSLYIDQFRRLQYILKEKRRKYLHALKKEKETLCSIHDQPKETVKEKKVYEKLKALNRYHRRSGVEAILYRKSLERRAQATDGSAQKVPSISKCIFTEGGVKCGERTLPAAKHCRKHILKDQHQVLFKACGAVRADIECHEPVPVIFDTNCVFHMNLPSECKLESMKFKESKPEMQKISAPDNQSMEIDVVGEIQDIDPDDDMAGLMREMSDAAHMKPVFNESLNSEASTDTAFSLSAQMSDRDDLVSM encoded by the exons ATGTTTCGGATCCCAAAAACAATGCCTGTGAATACTGTTGTCACAAAAAGACCAAAACAAACACAAACATGTTTGTATTCATCATATGAATGTACACAGCCTTGTCTAGAAGGATATAATTATTGCTCCAAACATATTCTTGAAGATCCAAATGCACCTTATAAACAATGTGGCTTTGTATATAATACTAATGGCAGGAAATGCCAAAATCCTGCACCAAAATTTGATAGGAGGGATATTTC gtATTGTTCTGAACATACCAGAAAAGCTCAAATAGCACGTATAAAGTCAACAGCACGTCATTCTTTACCACAGACACCTGAAATGCTCTTGCTTAACTTAAGTCACTATGTTAAAAGAACAGATTCAAGTACTGAGGATACTGAAGATGAAGAAGGGAAAGTTAAAGCATTAGATCCTTTTA cTGAAGTTGATGCATACAGAGTGAATGCAAGCGGATGTGATATCTTAGATTATGCAAGTTCTTCTGATAGTGATGTTGAACCTACAGTAGTAAGTGATACATTGAGAGGAAGTTATCTTGATGACAGTGACAATGAAAGTTTATACAGTGCACAGGAAGATCCTCTAAA gcATGCTGGAGTCTTTACCGCTGAAGAAGTGATCTACATTGCACGGGAAAAACTAATTAGGTTACAATCCCTTTATATAGATCAATTTAGAAGACTGCAATATATCTTGAAAGAAAAAAGACGAAAATATTTACATGCTCTTAAGAAGGAAAAAGAAACGTTGTGTAGTATACATGATCAACCCAAAGAAACAGTAAAAGAGAAAAAggtttatgaaaaattaaaagctttAAACCGCTATCATAGACGAAGTGGCGTTGAAGCAATATTGTATAGAAAATCGTTAGAACGTCGAGCACAA GCAACCGATGGATCCGCACAAAAGGTACCGAGTATATCAAAATGTATCTTTACAGAAGGTGGAGTAAAATGCGGAGAAAGAACTCTACCCGCTGCGAAACATTGTCGTAAACACatattaaaa GATCAACATCAAGTATTGTTTAAAGCGTGTGGAGCGGTAAGGGCTGACATTGAATGTCACGAACCAGTACCTGTAATTTTTGACACAAATTGCGTGTTTCATATGAATTTACCATCTGAGTGTAAATTAGAATCTATGAAG tTTAAAGAATCAAAACCTGAAATGCAGAAAATATCTGCACCGGATAATCAATCTATGGAGATTGATGTAGTGGGTGAGATTCAGGATATCGATCCAGATGACGACATGGCGGGGTTAATGAGAGAGATGAGCGACGCCGCACACATGAAACCAGTATTTAATGAAAGTTTGAACAGTGAAGCTAGTACAGATACAGCATTTAGTTTATCAGCACAAATGAGTGATAGAGATGACCTTGTATCTATGTGA
- the dgt1 gene encoding KAT8 regulatory NSL complex subunit dim gamma-tubulin 1 isoform X3 codes for MLLLNLSHYVKRTDSSTEDTEDEEGKVKALDPFTEVDAYRVNASGCDILDYASSSDSDVEPTVVSDTLRGSYLDDSDNESLYSAQEDPLNINFLRHAGVFTAEEVIYIAREKLIRLQSLYIDQFRRLQYILKEKRRKYLHALKKEKETLCSIHDQPKETVKEKKVYEKLKALNRYHRRSGVEAILYRKSLERRAQATDGSAQKVPSISKCIFTEGGVKCGERTLPAAKHCRKHILKDQHQVLFKACGAVRADIECHEPVPVIFDTNCVFHMNLPSECKLESMKFKESKPEMQKISAPDNQSMEIDVVGEIQDIDPDDDMAGLMREMSDAAHMKPVFNESLNSEASTDTAFSLSAQMSDRDDLVSM; via the exons ATGCTCTTGCTTAACTTAAGTCACTATGTTAAAAGAACAGATTCAAGTACTGAGGATACTGAAGATGAAGAAGGGAAAGTTAAAGCATTAGATCCTTTTA cTGAAGTTGATGCATACAGAGTGAATGCAAGCGGATGTGATATCTTAGATTATGCAAGTTCTTCTGATAGTGATGTTGAACCTACAGTAGTAAGTGATACATTGAGAGGAAGTTATCTTGATGACAGTGACAATGAAAGTTTATACAGTGCACAGGAAGATCCTCTAAA tattaattttttaaggcATGCTGGAGTCTTTACCGCTGAAGAAGTGATCTACATTGCACGGGAAAAACTAATTAGGTTACAATCCCTTTATATAGATCAATTTAGAAGACTGCAATATATCTTGAAAGAAAAAAGACGAAAATATTTACATGCTCTTAAGAAGGAAAAAGAAACGTTGTGTAGTATACATGATCAACCCAAAGAAACAGTAAAAGAGAAAAAggtttatgaaaaattaaaagctttAAACCGCTATCATAGACGAAGTGGCGTTGAAGCAATATTGTATAGAAAATCGTTAGAACGTCGAGCACAA GCAACCGATGGATCCGCACAAAAGGTACCGAGTATATCAAAATGTATCTTTACAGAAGGTGGAGTAAAATGCGGAGAAAGAACTCTACCCGCTGCGAAACATTGTCGTAAACACatattaaaa GATCAACATCAAGTATTGTTTAAAGCGTGTGGAGCGGTAAGGGCTGACATTGAATGTCACGAACCAGTACCTGTAATTTTTGACACAAATTGCGTGTTTCATATGAATTTACCATCTGAGTGTAAATTAGAATCTATGAAG tTTAAAGAATCAAAACCTGAAATGCAGAAAATATCTGCACCGGATAATCAATCTATGGAGATTGATGTAGTGGGTGAGATTCAGGATATCGATCCAGATGACGACATGGCGGGGTTAATGAGAGAGATGAGCGACGCCGCACACATGAAACCAGTATTTAATGAAAGTTTGAACAGTGAAGCTAGTACAGATACAGCATTTAGTTTATCAGCACAAATGAGTGATAGAGATGACCTTGTATCTATGTGA